One stretch of Cyclopterus lumpus isolate fCycLum1 chromosome 10, fCycLum1.pri, whole genome shotgun sequence DNA includes these proteins:
- the zdhhc9 gene encoding palmitoyltransferase ZDHHC9: MSAVMITRKVRKWEKLPGKNTFCCDGRVMMARQKGVFYLTLFLIVGTCSLFFAFECPYLAVHLSPAIPVFAALLFLFVIAMLLRTSFSDPGVLPRALPEEATFIEMEIEAANGNVPAGQRPPPRIRNVQINNQIVKLKYCYTCKIFRPPRASHCSICDNCVDRFDHHCPWVGNCVGKRNYRYFYMFTLSLSLLTIYIFTFDIVHVVMRSVDNGFLNTLKETPGTVLEVLVCFFTLWSVVGLTGFHTYLISLNQTTNEDIKGSWSGKNRVQNPYSHKNIFKNCCEVLCGPAFPSVLDRRGLMQEDSPASSTSAAPSSSSSSNPMSQTMKTTAPLIPNEHTPDDAKPSIAASAEKSDSPKEEDPPTPQVPPLASPETEADASLAKDKAQ; encoded by the exons ATGTCGGCGGTGATGATCACGCGAAAGGTGCGAAAATGGGAGAAGCTTCCTGGGAAAAACACGTTCTGCTGCGACGGCCGGGTGATGATGGCCCGGCAGAAGGGAGTCTTCTACCTGACCCTGTTCCTCATCGTCGGGACCTGCTCTCTCTTCTTCGCTTTCGA ATGTCCGTACCTGGCGGTCCATCTGTCTCCTGCCATCCCAGTTTTTGCtgccctgctcttcctcttcgtcaTTGCCATGTTGTTGAGGACCAGCTTCAGTGACCCCGGGGTGCTGCCACGGGCTCTTCCAGAGGAAGCCACATTCATTGAGATGGAAATTG AGGCTGCCAATGGGAACGTCCCCGCAGGGCAGCGACCCCCACCTCGAATCCGCAACGTTCAGATCAACAACCAGATCGTCAAGCTCAAGTACTGCTACACCTGCAAGATCTTCCGACCACCTCGAGCGTCTCACTGCAGCATCTGTGACAACTGCGTCG ACCGTTTTGATCACCACTGTCCGTGGGTGGGGAACTGTGTGGGCAAGAGGAACTACCGATACTTCTACATGTTCACCCTGTCGCTCTCCCTACTCACCATTTATATCTTCACCTTCGACATCGTCCATGTGGTGATGC GTTCAGTGGATAATGGCTTTTTGAACACTTTGAAGGAAACCCCTGGAac TGTGCTGGAGGTTTTGGTGTGTTTCTTCACCCTGTGGTCGGTAGTGGGACTGACCGGCTTCCACACCTACCTGATCTCCCTCAACCAGACCACCAATGAGGAC ATTAAAGGATCCTGGTCGGGAAAGAACAGAGTCCAGAACCCGTACAGCCACAAGAACATCTTCAAGAACTGCTGCGAGGTGCTCTGTGGGCCGGCGTTCCCCAG CGTCTTGGACAGAAGAGGACTGATGCAAGAGGATTCGCCTGCTTCTTCTACATCTGCTGCACCCTCCtcttccagcagcagcaacccAATGTCACAAACCATG AAAACCACAGCTCCACTCATCCCCAACGAGCACACACCTGACGATGCCAAGCCGAGCATCGCCGCTTCGGCAGAGAAGAGCGACTCCCCCAAAGAGGAAGACCCTCCTACTCCACAGGTCCCGCCCCTGGCTTCACCCGAGACTGAGGCAGACGCATCCCTCGCCAAGGACAAGGCCCAGTAG